One window from the genome of Faecalibacterium sp. HTF-F encodes:
- the proB gene encoding glutamate 5-kinase, with translation MRIVVKVGTSTLAYATGRLNIRHTEKLVEVLSDLKNEGHEVILVSSGAIGMGVGKLSLPTRPKDTSTKQACAAVGQCELMYTYDRLFNAYNHTVAQILLTGVDVEHTERRVNFQNTLSRLLELGALPIINENDTVATDEITSIGDNDTLAAIVACCAQADLLVLLSDIDGLYTANPHTHPDAKLIPLVREITPAVMALADGAGSALGTGGMATKLRAARMVTGSGADMVIANGAHPELLYDIAAGKPAGTRFTGHKED, from the coding sequence ATGCGCATCGTTGTGAAAGTAGGCACTTCTACTCTGGCATACGCCACCGGACGGCTGAACATCCGCCACACCGAAAAGCTGGTCGAGGTTTTGAGCGACCTGAAAAACGAAGGCCACGAGGTCATTCTGGTGTCCTCCGGCGCCATCGGAATGGGCGTAGGCAAGCTTTCTCTGCCAACCCGCCCAAAGGATACCTCCACCAAACAGGCCTGTGCCGCTGTGGGACAGTGTGAGCTGATGTACACCTACGACCGTCTGTTCAATGCCTATAATCACACTGTGGCGCAGATCCTGCTCACCGGCGTGGACGTGGAGCACACCGAGCGCCGGGTGAACTTCCAGAACACCCTGTCCCGCCTTCTGGAGCTGGGTGCACTGCCCATCATCAATGAGAACGACACCGTTGCCACCGATGAGATCACCTCCATCGGCGACAACGACACACTGGCGGCCATCGTGGCCTGCTGTGCACAGGCCGACCTGCTGGTGCTGCTGAGCGACATCGACGGCCTGTACACGGCCAATCCCCACACCCACCCGGATGCAAAGCTCATCCCGCTGGTGCGGGAGATCACCCCTGCGGTGATGGCACTGGCCGATGGCGCGGGCTCCGCCCTTGGCACCGGCGGCATGGCCACCAAGCTGCGCGCCGCCCGCATGGTGACCGGCAGCGGTGCCGACATGGTCATTGCGAACGGTGCACACCCGGAACTTTTGTATGACATTGCCGCGGGCAAGCCCGCAGGTACCCGCTTTACCGGCCACAAGGAGGACTGA
- the proC gene encoding pyrroline-5-carboxylate reductase — MMDTIGFLGCGNMGGAIARAVCKAVDPKKVFLANRTAAKAQALAKELGCKTATNAEVAGDCDLIFLAVKPQMMEALLEPLRFTLDERPKRFVLCSMAAGLSIARIQELAGEDFPVIRIMPNTPASVGEGMIQYCSSNVTAEEEEAFLRIMAPAGRLDAVPESLIDAASCVSGCGPAWVYQFIEALADGGVACGLPRTKAQEYAAQMVLGSAKLVLESGKHPGELKDAVCSPGGSTIQGVRVLEERGLRGAVMDAVIASYNKTKEMGKG; from the coding sequence ATGATGGATACCATTGGTTTTCTGGGCTGCGGCAACATGGGCGGAGCCATCGCCCGTGCCGTCTGCAAAGCTGTTGACCCTAAGAAGGTTTTTCTAGCAAACCGCACTGCGGCCAAGGCACAGGCACTGGCCAAGGAACTGGGCTGCAAAACAGCCACCAATGCTGAGGTGGCCGGTGACTGCGACCTGATCTTTCTGGCCGTGAAGCCCCAGATGATGGAAGCACTGCTGGAGCCGCTCAGATTCACGCTGGACGAGCGCCCCAAGCGCTTTGTGCTGTGCAGCATGGCAGCAGGCCTTTCGATCGCCCGCATTCAGGAGCTGGCCGGTGAGGACTTTCCTGTGATCCGCATCATGCCCAATACCCCGGCATCGGTGGGCGAAGGCATGATCCAGTATTGCTCTTCCAACGTTACCGCAGAGGAAGAGGAAGCGTTCCTCAGGATCATGGCTCCCGCGGGCCGTCTGGACGCCGTGCCGGAAAGCCTGATCGATGCTGCCAGCTGCGTTTCCGGCTGCGGCCCGGCATGGGTGTACCAGTTTATTGAGGCTCTGGCCGACGGCGGTGTGGCCTGCGGCCTGCCCCGCACCAAAGCACAGGAATATGCCGCACAGATGGTTCTGGGCAGCGCAAAGCTGGTTCTGGAAAGCGGAAAGCATCCCGGCGAACTCAAGGATGCCGTATGCAGCCCCGGCGGCAGCACCATTCAGGGCGTGCGCGTGCTGGAAGAGCGTGGCCTGCGCGGTGCGGTGATGGATGCCGTCATCGCCTCGTACAATAAGACTAAGGAAATGGGAAAGGGTTAA
- a CDS encoding TetR-like C-terminal domain-containing protein gives MSQTTKRALEASLKKLLLEKPLNKITINDITEDCGVNRMTFYYHFKDIYDLVDWILTEDATKAMEGCESFDTWTEAFLDILHQIRDNKALVLNVYRSVGREQVEQYLYKLLDPMLKEFADRECRDITVQDDDKQFVVDFYKYALVGVVLEWIRRDMKTDPAVMVERTGRMLQGDLRRALCRLASNKIHLEQDG, from the coding sequence GTGTCACAAACAACGAAGCGGGCACTGGAAGCATCGCTGAAAAAGCTGCTGCTGGAAAAGCCCCTCAATAAGATCACGATCAACGATATCACCGAGGACTGCGGTGTGAACCGCATGACTTTCTACTACCACTTCAAGGATATTTACGATCTGGTGGACTGGATCCTGACAGAAGATGCAACTAAGGCGATGGAAGGCTGCGAGAGCTTTGATACATGGACCGAAGCGTTTCTGGACATCCTGCACCAGATCCGGGATAACAAAGCACTGGTGCTGAACGTATACCGCTCTGTGGGCCGTGAACAGGTGGAGCAGTATCTCTACAAGCTTCTGGACCCCATGCTGAAGGAATTTGCGGATCGCGAATGCCGCGATATCACCGTGCAGGACGATGACAAGCAGTTTGTGGTGGATTTTTACAAATATGCGCTGGTGGGCGTGGTGCTGGAATGGATCCGCCGGGATATGAAGACCGATCCTGCTGTAATGGTAGAACGTACAGGACGGATGCTGCAGGGGGATCTGCGCCGTGCGTTATGCCGCCTTGCCAGCAATAAGATCCATCTGGAACAGGACGGCTGA
- a CDS encoding radical SAM protein, translating into MNTSVENLTHKMQRAAVGKMADVVLSHADKDRQKTVGQLVDVAKQFYGSSFSDEAYEHAKQTLTDPDSKWSKLINCVLDQTDPNVARTTALNLGYEAFFRGTKTIRENRVKYQCNIPWLILFDPTSACNMHCVGCWAGEYGHKNNLSFEDMDKIVTEGKELGVYLYMLTGGEPLVRKADILKLAEKHNDVEFAIYTNSTLIDEPFCKEVVRLGNIAFMLSIEGTPETNDARRGEGHYAAVMNAMDLLKKYGIIFGTSICYTRDNIEAVTNDEFMRFLCEKGAHFGFYFHYMPVGNEAAPELMPTPEQRKYMIDRIRYLRSEACDIPFYPMDFQNDGEFVGGCIAGGRNYFHINSAGDAEPCVFIHYSNANIHDQSILEILHSPLFMAYHNGQPFNKNHLRPCPMLENPELLQKMVHETGAHSTDLQSPESVEHLCEKCKSYAANWQPTADEIWSHTKIRESRYENYKDWKPSQPIEK; encoded by the coding sequence ATGAATACTTCTGTTGAGAACCTGACTCATAAAATGCAGCGCGCTGCCGTTGGTAAAATGGCAGACGTGGTGCTTTCTCATGCCGATAAAGACCGTCAGAAAACCGTGGGACAGCTGGTGGATGTTGCAAAGCAGTTCTATGGCAGCTCGTTCAGCGACGAGGCCTACGAGCACGCCAAGCAGACCCTGACCGACCCCGACAGCAAGTGGTCCAAGCTCATCAACTGCGTGCTGGATCAGACCGACCCCAACGTGGCCCGCACCACGGCACTGAATCTGGGCTATGAAGCCTTCTTCCGCGGCACGAAGACCATCCGTGAGAACCGCGTGAAGTACCAGTGCAACATTCCGTGGCTGATCCTGTTCGACCCCACCTCTGCCTGCAACATGCATTGCGTGGGCTGCTGGGCTGGCGAGTATGGCCACAAGAACAACCTCAGCTTTGAGGATATGGACAAGATCGTTACCGAGGGCAAGGAACTGGGCGTATACCTGTACATGCTGACCGGCGGCGAGCCGCTGGTGCGCAAGGCCGATATCCTGAAGCTGGCGGAGAAGCACAATGATGTTGAATTTGCCATCTACACCAACTCCACCCTCATCGATGAGCCCTTCTGCAAAGAGGTGGTGCGTCTGGGCAACATTGCCTTCATGCTGTCCATCGAGGGCACCCCGGAGACCAACGATGCCCGCCGCGGTGAGGGGCACTATGCCGCTGTCATGAACGCGATGGATCTGCTGAAGAAGTACGGCATCATTTTCGGCACCTCCATCTGCTATACCCGTGATAACATCGAAGCTGTCACCAACGACGAGTTCATGCGTTTCCTGTGCGAGAAGGGTGCACACTTCGGCTTCTACTTCCACTACATGCCCGTGGGCAACGAGGCAGCACCGGAGCTGATGCCTACCCCGGAGCAGCGCAAATATATGATCGACCGCATCCGCTATCTGCGCTCGGAGGCCTGCGATATCCCGTTCTACCCCATGGACTTCCAGAACGACGGTGAGTTTGTGGGTGGCTGCATTGCCGGCGGCCGCAACTACTTCCACATCAACTCGGCCGGTGATGCAGAGCCCTGTGTGTTCATCCACTACTCCAATGCCAATATCCACGACCAGAGCATTCTGGAGATCCTGCACAGCCCGCTGTTCATGGCTTATCACAACGGCCAGCCCTTCAACAAGAACCATCTGCGTCCCTGCCCGATGCTGGAAAACCCCGAACTGCTGCAGAAGATGGTGCACGAGACCGGTGCCCACAGCACCGACCTGCAGTCCCCGGAGAGCGTGGAGCACCTGTGCGAGAAGTGCAAGAGCTACGCCGCCAACTGGCAGCCCACTGCGGACGAGATCTGGTCCCACACCAAGATCCGCGAAAGCCGCTACGAGAACTACAAGGATTGGAAGCCCTCGCAGCCCATTGAAAAGTAA
- a CDS encoding AI-2E family transporter translates to MMDKKPHIKPYLYGMLAGFGAISLSIIFFFLIYRFDGFGNAISTLTGILMPFIYGAVIAYLLKPVCNTIESFLRRFIPEKMHGLVNVLSITLTILFGLLLIYALCMMIIPQLITSVTTLYYTAQRNLAKFVQWANHVEFIENNQQIMNMLNSAYATISTNFDDLIKTRLLPSMQNIVSGAAIGVLNIVTVAKNLVIGIIVAVYMLASRKRFVQQGKLVLYSIFKPRWAELIKEEAKYADKMFGGFINGKIMDSAIIGVLCYIGCLIFKFPSALLVSVIIGVTNVIPFFGPFIGAVPATLLILIQNPIKALWFVLFVLVLQQLDGNVIGPKILGNTTGLSSFWVLFAILLFGGLWGFVGMIVGVPLFAVIYDIIKKLVIHGLKRNAELDMLQTYHDNFGDPEDDTSPVPEPSAEKQ, encoded by the coding sequence ATGATGGACAAAAAGCCGCACATCAAGCCCTATCTTTACGGGATGCTGGCCGGGTTCGGAGCGATCTCCCTGAGCATCATCTTTTTCTTTCTGATCTACCGCTTTGACGGTTTTGGCAACGCGATCTCGACCCTGACCGGCATTCTGATGCCGTTCATCTACGGTGCCGTCATCGCCTACCTGCTCAAGCCCGTATGCAACACCATCGAGAGCTTTCTGCGCCGCTTCATTCCGGAAAAGATGCATGGTCTGGTCAATGTGCTGTCTATTACACTGACCATCCTGTTCGGTCTGCTCCTCATCTACGCTTTGTGCATGATGATCATTCCGCAGCTCATCACCAGCGTGACCACCCTGTACTACACTGCACAGCGCAACCTTGCAAAGTTCGTGCAGTGGGCAAATCATGTGGAGTTCATTGAGAACAACCAGCAGATCATGAACATGCTCAACTCTGCTTATGCCACCATCAGCACCAATTTTGATGATCTGATCAAGACCCGCCTCCTGCCCTCCATGCAGAACATCGTCAGCGGTGCCGCCATTGGTGTGCTGAACATTGTAACGGTAGCCAAGAATCTGGTCATCGGCATCATCGTGGCCGTGTACATGCTGGCCAGCCGCAAGCGCTTTGTGCAGCAGGGCAAGCTGGTGCTCTACAGCATCTTCAAGCCCCGCTGGGCAGAGCTCATCAAGGAAGAAGCGAAGTATGCCGATAAGATGTTCGGCGGCTTCATCAACGGCAAGATCATGGATTCCGCCATCATCGGCGTGCTGTGCTATATCGGCTGCCTGATCTTCAAATTCCCCAGTGCACTGCTGGTGTCGGTCATCATCGGTGTGACCAATGTCATCCCCTTCTTTGGCCCGTTCATCGGTGCGGTTCCGGCTACCCTGCTCATTCTCATCCAGAACCCCATCAAGGCACTGTGGTTCGTGCTGTTCGTGCTGGTCCTGCAGCAGCTGGACGGCAATGTAATCGGCCCCAAGATCCTAGGCAACACCACCGGTCTTTCCAGCTTCTGGGTCCTGTTCGCCATCCTGCTGTTCGGCGGTCTGTGGGGCTTTGTGGGCATGATCGTGGGTGTACCGCTGTTTGCCGTCATCTATGACATCATCAAAAAGCTGGTCATTCACGGTCTGAAGCGCAATGCAGAGCTCGACATGCTTCAGACCTACCACGACAATTTCGGCGACCCGGAGGACGATACTTCGCCTGTCCCGGAACCGTCTGCCGAAAAGCAATAA
- a CDS encoding butyryl-CoA:acetate CoA-transferase: MDFTELYAQKKMTAAQAAALVKSGDWVDYGWAVNTPVAVDAELAKRLPELEGVNFRGGILMWVPAIFQIDDPAAHMTWNSWHMGGIERKAIAQGFSFYSPIRYSELPRYYRESPDPLDVAVFQVTPMDEHGYFNFGPSASHLGAVCEKAKKIVVEVNKNMPRCLGGMENCIHISQVTGIVEGENPPIGQMAAPGAATEVDLKVANLIVPQIPNGACLQLGIGGMPNAIGSLIAQSDLKDLGVHTEMYVDAFVDIAKAGKITGARKQLDKGRQVYAFGAGTQKMYDYLNDNPECMSAPVDYTNDIRSISALDNFISINNAVDIDLFGQVNAETAGLKHISGAGGQLDFVLGAYLSKGGKSFICLSSTFFNKKTGQMESRIRPTLENGSIITDTRANIHYLCTEFGCVNLKGLTTWEKAEALINVAHPDFREDLIKEAEKMHIWRRSNKI, from the coding sequence ATGGATTTTACGGAACTGTATGCTCAGAAAAAAATGACCGCCGCTCAGGCTGCCGCACTGGTCAAAAGCGGTGACTGGGTGGACTACGGCTGGGCAGTGAACACCCCCGTGGCGGTGGATGCCGAGCTTGCAAAGCGTCTGCCGGAGCTGGAGGGCGTCAACTTCCGCGGCGGCATCCTGATGTGGGTGCCCGCGATCTTCCAGATCGACGACCCCGCCGCACACATGACCTGGAACAGCTGGCACATGGGCGGCATTGAGCGCAAGGCCATTGCACAGGGGTTCTCCTTTTACTCCCCCATCCGTTATTCCGAGCTGCCCCGTTACTACCGTGAGAGCCCGGACCCGCTGGATGTGGCCGTGTTCCAGGTGACCCCCATGGACGAGCACGGCTATTTCAACTTCGGCCCCAGTGCATCTCATCTGGGCGCTGTATGCGAAAAAGCCAAGAAGATCGTTGTTGAGGTCAACAAGAACATGCCCCGCTGCCTTGGCGGCATGGAGAACTGCATCCACATTTCTCAGGTCACCGGCATCGTGGAAGGCGAGAATCCTCCCATCGGCCAGATGGCCGCTCCCGGTGCTGCTACCGAAGTGGATCTGAAGGTCGCCAACCTGATCGTTCCGCAGATCCCCAACGGTGCCTGCCTGCAGCTGGGCATCGGCGGTATGCCCAATGCCATCGGCAGCCTGATTGCACAGAGCGACCTGAAGGATCTGGGCGTGCACACCGAAATGTATGTGGACGCTTTTGTGGATATCGCCAAGGCCGGCAAGATCACCGGTGCACGCAAGCAGCTGGACAAGGGTCGTCAGGTCTACGCCTTTGGTGCCGGCACCCAGAAGATGTACGATTACCTGAACGATAATCCGGAGTGCATGTCCGCTCCCGTGGACTATACCAACGATATCCGCAGCATCTCCGCACTGGATAACTTTATTTCCATCAACAACGCTGTGGACATCGACCTGTTCGGTCAGGTGAACGCCGAGACTGCAGGCCTCAAGCACATCTCCGGTGCCGGCGGTCAGCTGGATTTCGTTCTGGGCGCATACCTTTCCAAGGGCGGCAAGAGCTTCATCTGCCTGTCCTCCACCTTCTTTAATAAGAAGACCGGCCAGATGGAGAGCCGCATCCGTCCCACGCTGGAAAACGGCAGCATCATCACCGACACCCGTGCCAACATCCACTACCTGTGCACGGAGTTCGGCTGCGTGAACCTGAAGGGCCTGACCACCTGGGAAAAGGCTGAAGCCCTGATCAACGTTGCACATCCCGACTTCCGCGAAGACCTTATCAAGGAAGCCGAAAAGATGCATATCTGGCGCAGGAGCAACAAAATCTAA
- the coaD gene encoding pantetheine-phosphate adenylyltransferase produces MATAVYPGSFDPVTKGHLDIIKRAAKINDHLIVAVLNNSAKNPLFTVEERVELLKECCKGIQNVSVESFDGLTVEFAKKRHASVMVRGLRAVTDFENEIQLAQTNHALMPGIETMFLATSIKWSYLSSTIVKEAAYYGSDISKFVTPNVEKAVNERYALIRQGKDPEK; encoded by the coding sequence ATGGCAACAGCAGTTTACCCCGGTTCGTTCGACCCGGTCACAAAAGGACACCTTGATATCATCAAGCGCGCAGCAAAGATCAACGATCATCTGATCGTGGCAGTGCTCAACAACAGCGCAAAGAATCCGCTCTTCACCGTAGAGGAACGCGTAGAGCTGCTCAAGGAGTGCTGCAAAGGCATCCAGAATGTTTCGGTGGAGAGCTTCGACGGCCTGACCGTAGAGTTCGCCAAGAAGCGGCACGCTTCGGTGATGGTACGGGGACTGCGGGCTGTGACGGACTTTGAAAACGAGATCCAGCTTGCGCAGACCAATCACGCACTGATGCCCGGCATTGAGACCATGTTCCTTGCCACCAGCATCAAGTGGAGCTACCTTTCTTCTACAATCGTGAAGGAGGCAGCGTATTACGGCAGCGACATCAGCAAGTTCGTCACCCCCAATGTGGAAAAGGCGGTCAACGAAAGGTATGCGCTGATCCGGCAGGGAAAAGACCCTGAAAAATAA
- a CDS encoding acetyl-CoA C-acetyltransferase — protein sequence MKKIVIASACRTAIGKFGGTLANVPAVELGSIVIKEALNRANVAPEQVDHVYMGCVIQAGLGQNVARQAALKAGLPIETPAVTVNVVCGSGLNCVNMAAQMIEAGDADIVVAGGMENMDMAPFALQKARYGYRMGAPMGKSEIVDTMVNDALWDACGFNKHMGMTAENVCTNETYQKKYGYSPITREMLDEFSYNSQLKADKAIKDGAFKDEIVPVVIKGKKGDTVFDTDEGPRLSAPEVLAKLKPAFTKDGIVTAANSSAINDGAAALVIMSEEKAKELGVKPLATWVAGALAGVEPEVMGLGPIAATKKVMAKTGMSVADMDLVEANEAFAAQSIAVGEALGFDKDKLNVNGGAIALGHPVGASGARILVTLLYAMKHRGAHKGLATLCIGGGMGCATIVEMD from the coding sequence ATGAAAAAGATCGTTATCGCATCTGCATGCCGTACCGCTATTGGCAAGTTCGGCGGCACTCTGGCAAACGTTCCCGCAGTTGAGCTGGGCTCCATTGTCATCAAGGAAGCCCTGAACCGTGCAAACGTCGCACCTGAGCAGGTCGATCATGTTTACATGGGCTGTGTCATTCAGGCTGGTCTGGGCCAGAACGTTGCACGTCAGGCTGCTCTGAAGGCTGGTCTGCCCATCGAGACCCCGGCTGTCACCGTCAACGTGGTGTGTGGCTCCGGTCTGAACTGCGTCAATATGGCTGCTCAGATGATCGAGGCAGGCGATGCTGATATCGTGGTCGCAGGCGGCATGGAGAACATGGACATGGCTCCCTTCGCACTGCAGAAGGCTCGTTACGGCTACCGCATGGGCGCTCCTATGGGCAAGAGCGAGATCGTGGATACCATGGTCAACGATGCTCTGTGGGATGCCTGCGGCTTCAACAAGCACATGGGTATGACCGCTGAGAACGTCTGCACCAACGAGACCTATCAGAAGAAGTACGGCTACAGCCCCATCACCCGTGAGATGCTGGACGAGTTCTCATACAACAGCCAGCTGAAGGCTGACAAGGCCATCAAGGACGGCGCTTTCAAGGACGAGATCGTTCCTGTTGTGATCAAGGGCAAGAAGGGCGACACCGTGTTCGATACCGATGAAGGCCCCCGTCTGAGCGCTCCTGAAGTGCTGGCAAAGCTGAAGCCTGCTTTCACCAAGGACGGCATCGTGACTGCTGCAAACTCCTCTGCCATCAACGACGGCGCTGCTGCTCTGGTCATCATGAGCGAGGAGAAGGCCAAGGAGCTGGGCGTGAAGCCTCTGGCTACCTGGGTTGCAGGTGCTCTGGCAGGTGTTGAGCCCGAGGTCATGGGTCTGGGCCCCATCGCTGCTACCAAGAAGGTCATGGCTAAGACCGGCATGAGCGTTGCTGATATGGATCTGGTCGAGGCAAACGAGGCCTTCGCAGCACAGTCCATCGCTGTCGGCGAGGCTCTGGGCTTCGATAAGGATAAGCTGAATGTCAACGGCGGCGCCATCGCTCTGGGCCACCCGGTCGGCGCTTCCGGCGCTCGTATCCTGGTCACCCTGCTGTATGCTATGAAGCACCGTGGTGCTCACAAGGGTCTGGCTACCCTGTGCATCGGCGGCGGTATGGGCTGCGCTACCATCGTTGAGATGGACTAA
- a CDS encoding enoyl-CoA hydratase-related protein, which produces MAFVKTEVQGAVEIITIDRPKALNALNPEVLADLKAAFEAVDQETVRCIVLTGEGDKSFVAGADIGSMSTMTKAEGEAFGKLGNDVFLMIESFPIPVIAAVNGFALGGGNELAMSCDIRICSDNAVFGQPEVGLGITPGFGGTQRLARLVGMGMAKQLVYSALNIKADEALRIGLVNAVYPQAELMENVLKLAGKIAKNAPIAVRNCKKAINGGISLPIEKAVEVEEKLFGDCFETHDQVEGMSCFLSREKPKPKAVFTNN; this is translated from the coding sequence ATGGCATTTGTAAAAACCGAGGTGCAGGGCGCAGTTGAGATCATCACCATCGACCGTCCCAAGGCACTGAATGCCCTGAACCCCGAAGTTCTGGCAGACCTGAAGGCTGCATTTGAGGCTGTGGATCAGGAGACTGTCCGCTGCATCGTTCTGACCGGCGAAGGCGACAAGAGCTTCGTGGCAGGCGCTGATATCGGTTCCATGAGCACCATGACCAAGGCAGAGGGCGAGGCCTTCGGCAAGCTGGGCAATGATGTGTTCCTGATGATCGAGAGCTTCCCCATCCCCGTCATTGCAGCCGTGAACGGCTTTGCACTGGGCGGCGGCAACGAGCTGGCAATGAGCTGCGACATCCGCATCTGCTCTGACAACGCTGTGTTTGGTCAGCCTGAAGTTGGTCTGGGCATCACCCCGGGCTTCGGCGGCACTCAGCGTCTGGCACGTCTGGTCGGCATGGGCATGGCAAAGCAGCTGGTCTACTCTGCTCTGAACATCAAGGCAGACGAGGCTCTGCGCATTGGTCTGGTGAACGCTGTGTATCCCCAGGCTGAGCTGATGGAGAACGTGCTGAAGCTGGCCGGCAAGATCGCAAAGAACGCACCCATCGCTGTACGCAACTGCAAGAAGGCAATCAACGGCGGCATCAGCCTGCCCATCGAGAAGGCTGTTGAGGTCGAGGAAAAGCTGTTCGGCGACTGCTTCGAGACCCACGATCAGGTGGAGGGCATGAGCTGCTTCCTGTCCCGTGAGAAGCCGAAGCCCAAGGCAGTGTTCACCAACAACTAA
- a CDS encoding 3-hydroxyacyl-CoA dehydrogenase family protein gives MKIGVIGAGTMGQGIAKAFAQVEGNTVALCDIKQEWAENGLAKIKKGYEKLVAKGKMTQEKADAIVAAITPGLKEDLCADCDLVVEAAFEDMKVKQTTFGELDKICKPECIFASNTSSLSITEIGKGVGRPLVGMHFFNPADRMKLIEVIAGCNTPAETVEKIKEISVAIGKQPVQVNEAAGFVVNRILIPMINEAAFIKMEGVSDIAGIDTAMKLGANHPMGPLELGDFIGLDICLAIMDVLYKETGDSKYRACPLIRKMVRGGNLGCKSGKGFYVYNADRTKTPVDQL, from the coding sequence ATGAAGATCGGTGTTATCGGCGCTGGCACCATGGGCCAGGGCATCGCAAAGGCATTTGCACAGGTTGAGGGCAACACCGTTGCTCTGTGCGACATCAAGCAGGAGTGGGCCGAGAATGGTCTGGCAAAGATCAAGAAGGGCTACGAGAAGCTGGTTGCCAAGGGAAAGATGACGCAGGAAAAGGCAGACGCTATCGTTGCTGCCATCACCCCGGGCCTGAAGGAAGACCTGTGCGCTGACTGCGATCTGGTCGTTGAGGCTGCTTTTGAGGATATGAAGGTCAAGCAGACCACCTTCGGCGAGCTGGATAAGATCTGCAAGCCTGAGTGCATCTTCGCTTCCAACACTTCTTCTCTGTCCATCACCGAGATCGGCAAGGGCGTTGGCCGTCCGCTGGTCGGCATGCACTTCTTCAACCCCGCAGACCGCATGAAGCTGATCGAGGTCATCGCAGGCTGCAACACTCCCGCTGAGACCGTTGAGAAGATCAAGGAGATCTCTGTTGCCATCGGCAAGCAGCCGGTTCAGGTCAACGAGGCTGCAGGCTTTGTCGTCAACCGCATCCTGATCCCCATGATCAACGAAGCAGCCTTCATCAAGATGGAAGGCGTTTCCGATATCGCCGGCATCGATACTGCTATGAAGCTGGGTGCCAACCACCCCATGGGTCCCCTGGAGCTGGGCGACTTCATCGGCCTGGATATCTGCCTGGCTATCATGGACGTGCTGTACAAGGAGACCGGCGACAGCAAGTACCGTGCATGCCCGCTGATCCGTAAGATGGTCCGCGGCGGCAACCTGGGCTGCAAGAGCGGCAAGGGCTTCTACGTTTACAACGCAGACCGCACCAAGACCCCTGTTGACCAGCTGTAA